From the genome of Leptolyngbya iicbica LK, one region includes:
- the arsJ gene encoding organoarsenical effux MFS transporter ArsJ: protein MDSSPTLDQVSIRNYAIVTLAYWGFTITDGALRMLVLLYFHTLGYTPLEVAMLFLFYEIFGIVTNLFGGWIGSRFGVKLTLYSGIALQILALLMLTPVNENWALALAVPYVMVAQAFSGIAKDLTKMSSKSAIRLVIPQNAQSALFKWVAILTGSKNALKGVGFFLGSLLLATFGYVNALLIMAGGLMAVLVSGLWLPSGMGKVKAKVKFRQLFSKTREINILSAARFFLFGARDVWFVVGLPVFLYSVLNWSFEQVGGFLAIWVIGYGMVQSLAPTLLRRFGSGRPPQASTIRFWTGLLTAIPASIAIALQLGRPPGQTIVVGLMVFGVVFAFNSAVHSYLVLAYTEDDKVALNVGFYYMANSGGRLVGTVLSGLIFQMYGLVGCLWTSAVFVLLAELITLKLPNPKSTQELVS, encoded by the coding sequence ATGGATTCTTCTCCCACACTTGATCAAGTCAGTATTCGCAATTACGCGATCGTGACCCTGGCCTACTGGGGCTTCACCATCACCGACGGGGCGCTGCGGATGCTGGTGCTGCTGTATTTCCATACCCTGGGGTACACTCCCTTGGAAGTGGCGATGCTGTTTTTGTTCTACGAAATCTTTGGCATTGTCACCAATCTCTTCGGGGGTTGGATTGGCTCCCGGTTTGGGGTGAAGCTCACGCTGTACAGCGGCATTGCCCTGCAAATTTTAGCGTTGCTGATGCTCACGCCCGTCAATGAAAACTGGGCCCTGGCCTTGGCCGTGCCCTACGTGATGGTGGCCCAGGCCTTTTCTGGCATTGCCAAGGACCTCACCAAAATGAGTTCCAAAAGTGCGATTCGCCTGGTGATTCCTCAAAATGCGCAGTCGGCTCTATTCAAGTGGGTCGCCATTCTCACCGGGTCGAAGAATGCGCTGAAGGGAGTGGGCTTTTTTCTGGGCAGTCTGTTGCTCGCAACTTTTGGCTATGTGAATGCCCTGCTGATCATGGCGGGAGGACTAATGGCGGTGCTGGTTTCGGGGCTCTGGCTGCCGTCGGGCATGGGCAAGGTCAAAGCCAAGGTGAAATTTCGCCAGCTGTTTTCCAAAACCCGAGAGATCAACATTCTCTCGGCGGCACGGTTCTTTTTGTTTGGCGCACGGGATGTTTGGTTTGTGGTGGGGCTGCCCGTTTTCCTCTACAGCGTCTTGAACTGGTCGTTTGAACAGGTGGGCGGCTTCCTCGCTATCTGGGTGATTGGCTACGGCATGGTGCAGTCGTTGGCCCCTACTTTGCTGCGTCGATTTGGCTCGGGGCGACCACCTCAGGCCAGCACGATTCGGTTTTGGACTGGCCTGCTGACGGCGATTCCGGCCTCGATCGCGATCGCACTCCAGCTCGGTCGTCCCCCCGGCCAAACGATTGTGGTGGGCCTGATGGTATTCGGCGTGGTCTTTGCCTTCAACTCGGCGGTGCATTCGTACCTGGTGCTGGCCTACACCGAGGATGACAAGGTAGCCCTCAATGTGGGGTTCTATTACATGGCCAACTCCGGCGGGCGCTTGGTGGGAACGGTGCTCTCTGGGCTGATCTTTCAGATGTATGGCCTGGTGGGATGCCTGTGGACATCGGCGGTGTTTGTGCTGCTGGCGGAGTTGATCACGCTGAAGCTGCCAAACCCGAAGTCAACCCAAGAACTGGTGAGTTAA
- a CDS encoding class I SAM-dependent methyltransferase → MELLVQRQYDRLAHIYDQRWRGYITNTLSFLVEWAQIAPTETVLDVACGTGELERLLSDRHAEQAITGVDFSERMLAIARPKFTDQPTVTFQQASASALPWQQAEFDVVVCANAFHYFNEPDQVLAEMRRVLHPTGRVVILDWCRDFLVCRLCDWGLSLVDPAHKNCYTEAELHEFLTTAGYRVQRSQRVRFGLIWGLMAIEATPSEPPSIS, encoded by the coding sequence ATGGAACTTTTGGTGCAGCGGCAATACGATCGCCTCGCTCATATCTATGACCAACGCTGGCGGGGCTACATTACCAATACGCTGTCGTTTTTGGTGGAGTGGGCGCAGATTGCTCCGACGGAAACGGTGCTGGATGTGGCCTGCGGTACGGGGGAGTTGGAGCGGCTGCTGAGCGATCGCCACGCCGAGCAGGCGATCACTGGGGTGGATTTTTCGGAACGGATGCTGGCGATCGCTCGCCCGAAATTCACCGATCAACCGACCGTCACCTTCCAGCAAGCCTCAGCTTCAGCCCTGCCCTGGCAGCAAGCAGAGTTCGATGTGGTGGTGTGTGCTAACGCCTTTCACTATTTCAATGAACCGGATCAGGTGCTGGCGGAAATGCGGCGGGTGCTGCATCCGACCGGGCGAGTGGTGATTTTGGATTGGTGCCGCGATTTTCTCGTCTGTCGGCTGTGTGACTGGGGGCTGAGCCTGGTCGATCCGGCCCACAAGAATTGCTACACCGAAGCAGAACTGCACGAATTTTTGACCACAGCCGGGTATCGAGTGCAGCGATCGCAGCGAGTTCGCTTTGGTCTGATCTGGGGGTTGATGGCGATCGAGGCCACCCCCTCCGAACCGCCATCGATCAGCTAA
- a CDS encoding tetratricopeptide repeat protein, producing the protein MVSEYYCFGHPNYGQHRFKLIRPFSEYWEDLRDIERNSGIEELRDDACNALRRGAYDLTGIDEYAQLAFNLRSQNRIAEGIEVLQHAVELYPTEPILYNNLGLLLRISQDFEGAISTYRQGIARALDFELKALLYTGLGNAFDDAGRTEEAFDAYRQAIVLDPKLAIVHYDFAIALWRAGRIDEAVEECKEALQLDSNLTAAQELLADLEAMQIPDSM; encoded by the coding sequence ATGGTATCCGAGTACTACTGCTTCGGACACCCAAATTATGGTCAGCATCGCTTCAAGCTAATCAGACCTTTTTCAGAATACTGGGAAGATTTGCGGGATATTGAAAGAAATTCTGGGATTGAAGAGCTTCGTGATGATGCTTGCAACGCGCTACGAAGAGGAGCCTACGATTTAACTGGCATTGATGAATATGCACAACTCGCTTTCAATCTTCGATCCCAAAATCGTATCGCAGAAGGCATTGAAGTCCTTCAACATGCAGTCGAGCTTTATCCTACAGAACCAATCCTCTATAACAATCTTGGTCTCTTGCTAAGGATTTCCCAAGACTTTGAGGGGGCAATTTCCACCTACCGTCAAGGTATAGCCAGGGCTTTGGATTTTGAACTTAAAGCTCTTTTATACACAGGATTAGGGAACGCATTTGATGATGCAGGCAGAACGGAAGAAGCCTTTGATGCATATCGTCAGGCGATAGTACTGGATCCGAAACTTGCGATTGTTCACTATGACTTTGCGATCGCCTTATGGCGAGCCGGACGCATTGACGAAGCTGTCGAAGAATGTAAAGAGGCTCTACAACTCGATTCAAACTTAACTGCAGCTCAAGAATTGCTGGCTGACTTGGAAGCAATGCAAATACCTGACAGCATGTAG
- the arsB gene encoding ACR3 family arsenite efflux transporter, whose amino-acid sequence MSTSSETNPKAVQAGGTLSFFERYLTVWVALCIVAGILLGRVFPQIAVTLDAMSVFQVSIPIAICLFFMMYPIMVKIDFSQAKKAAQTPKPVVLTLVVNWLIKPFTMVVFAQFFLGWLFRPLLSGTELIRGTEVALADSYIAGCILLGIAPCTAMVLMWGYLSFSNQGHTLVMVAINSLAMLFLYAPLGRWLLAANNLTVPWETIVLSVLIYVGLPLLAGAVSRTWILRHKGRDWFNDVFLKYLSPISVAALLITLVLLFAFKGDLIVRNPLHILLIAVPLFLQTNFIFFITYVAAQKLGLFYEDAAPAALIGASNHFEVAIATAVTLFGLNSGAALATVVGVLIEVPVMLMLVEFCKKTAFWFPREPEKATLPDPRCARPMG is encoded by the coding sequence ATGTCGACTAGCTCAGAAACTAATCCTAAAGCCGTGCAGGCCGGAGGCACCCTCAGCTTTTTTGAGCGCTACCTGACGGTGTGGGTAGCGTTATGCATTGTCGCGGGCATCCTGCTGGGGCGGGTGTTTCCGCAGATTGCTGTCACCCTCGACGCGATGAGCGTTTTTCAGGTGTCGATTCCTATCGCCATCTGCCTGTTTTTCATGATGTATCCCATCATGGTGAAAATTGATTTTTCCCAGGCGAAGAAAGCGGCCCAAACGCCCAAGCCGGTGGTGCTGACCCTGGTCGTGAACTGGTTGATTAAGCCCTTCACCATGGTGGTGTTCGCGCAGTTCTTTCTCGGCTGGCTGTTTCGGCCATTGCTCAGCGGTACGGAGTTGATTCGTGGGACGGAAGTCGCGCTGGCGGATTCCTACATTGCCGGGTGCATTCTATTGGGCATTGCCCCCTGCACGGCGATGGTGCTGATGTGGGGCTACCTGTCGTTCAGCAATCAGGGCCATACGCTGGTGATGGTGGCGATCAACTCCCTGGCAATGCTGTTTCTCTATGCGCCGTTGGGGCGGTGGTTGCTGGCGGCGAATAACCTGACGGTGCCCTGGGAAACTATTGTGCTGTCGGTGCTGATTTATGTCGGGTTGCCGCTGCTGGCGGGGGCCGTGTCGCGCACCTGGATTTTGCGGCACAAGGGGCGCGATTGGTTCAACGACGTCTTTTTGAAGTATCTCAGCCCGATTTCCGTGGCGGCGCTGCTGATTACTCTGGTGCTGCTGTTCGCGTTCAAAGGCGACTTGATCGTGCGCAATCCGCTGCACATCCTATTAATTGCAGTACCGCTGTTTTTGCAGACCAACTTTATTTTTTTCATCACCTATGTGGCAGCCCAAAAGCTCGGCCTGTTTTACGAAGATGCGGCTCCGGCGGCGCTGATTGGGGCCAGCAATCACTTTGAGGTGGCGATCGCCACAGCGGTTACCCTGTTCGGCCTGAATTCTGGCGCTGCTTTAGCAACCGTCGTCGGCGTACTGATCGAAGTGCCCGTGATGCTCATGCTGGTGGAATTTTGCAAGAAAACCGCTTTCTGGTTCCCCCGAGAGCCTGAAAAAGCAACTTTGCCAGATCCCCGTTGTGCGCGACCAATGGGGTAA
- a CDS encoding ArsR/SmtB family transcription factor, with translation MSTVLTSTAVDMIAIFKALSEPLRVEVIELLREKEMCVCDLCDRLNVAQSKLSFHLKTLKQAGLVRSRQEGRWIYYRLNLSRLVELEEYLSDFRRYSPRLPARTCSPDE, from the coding sequence ATGTCAACGGTTCTCACCAGCACTGCGGTCGACATGATCGCCATCTTTAAGGCCCTTTCGGAGCCGCTACGGGTCGAGGTGATCGAATTGCTGCGGGAAAAGGAAATGTGTGTTTGCGACCTGTGCGATCGCCTCAATGTTGCCCAGTCCAAACTCTCGTTTCATCTAAAAACGCTGAAGCAAGCGGGCTTAGTGAGATCGCGCCAGGAAGGCCGCTGGATTTATTACCGTCTCAACCTGTCCCGCCTGGTGGAATTGGAAGAGTACCTGTCAGACTTCCGCCGCTACAGTCCCCGACTCCCCGCTCGCACCTGCTCACCGGATGAATAG
- a CDS encoding flavin monoamine oxidase family protein, which produces MTEIVTVASPAETLIVGAGLAGLVTAYRLKQFGIDVDIVEARDRPGGRIHSVTNALGTSLTAELGGEAFDSDHVACLTLAQELGLPVVDLWSQADAGAEDLFWFGQQRLDPQAIQAEFTALLRAQPQDWQAVQQFLQTGERTPVIQSLDALSIADYLSRHGVSRSLYQALTTAYTIKYGMDSTRQSCLNLLSYFKSAADCQSLFGNSDERYYLQGGNAQLPQALFAAVGDRVQLATQLETLAARRDGQYVATLRQGQTVRDRSYRRVVLTLPFSVLRHLDLQVDLPPSQRQAIQQLGYSTPTKVISAYRTKVWRQQGLNGLAYTDLAMQHCWEACDSLRSSEIALLVAYPGGAAGQAITTLDLADLAPMMQADLAQLFPGICAAQLTPDWLRSQWLTDPFSAGAYSCYEVGQWSAFYGFEGQRTEHLFFAGEHCSRRYQGYMEGACETAEQVTLAILQDIGHQPAIAAQQQRLQHYQQSRQSGFSLTTEGR; this is translated from the coding sequence ATGACCGAAATTGTGACCGTGGCTTCCCCAGCCGAGACGTTGATTGTCGGTGCTGGCTTGGCGGGTTTGGTCACCGCCTACAGGTTAAAGCAATTTGGTATCGACGTAGACATTGTGGAAGCCCGCGATCGCCCCGGCGGACGTATCCACAGCGTAACGAATGCGTTGGGCACCTCGCTGACGGCAGAGTTGGGGGGCGAAGCCTTTGACTCTGACCATGTGGCTTGTCTCACCCTCGCGCAAGAACTCGGCCTACCTGTGGTGGATCTGTGGTCGCAAGCGGACGCCGGGGCCGAAGACCTGTTTTGGTTTGGGCAGCAGCGGCTCGATCCGCAGGCCATACAGGCCGAGTTCACCGCTTTGCTACGGGCACAGCCGCAAGACTGGCAGGCCGTGCAGCAGTTTTTACAGACGGGAGAGCGTACCCCGGTCATCCAGTCCTTAGATGCGCTATCGATCGCCGATTACCTATCGCGACATGGCGTGTCGCGATCGCTGTATCAAGCACTGACGACGGCCTACACCATCAAATACGGCATGGACTCCACCCGCCAGTCGTGTTTGAATTTGCTGAGCTATTTCAAGTCGGCGGCGGATTGTCAATCGTTGTTTGGCAACAGCGACGAGCGCTACTACCTGCAAGGAGGCAACGCTCAATTGCCCCAAGCACTGTTTGCGGCAGTGGGCGATCGCGTGCAGCTGGCTACCCAACTCGAAACCTTAGCGGCTCGACGCGATGGCCAATATGTCGCGACCCTGAGACAGGGACAAACGGTGCGCGATCGCTCCTATCGGCGGGTGGTGCTAACGTTGCCGTTTAGCGTGTTGCGACACCTGGATCTACAAGTTGACCTGCCCCCCTCGCAGCGGCAAGCGATTCAGCAATTGGGTTACAGTACGCCGACCAAAGTCATCAGCGCCTATCGCACCAAAGTGTGGCGACAGCAGGGGCTGAATGGGTTGGCCTATACCGATCTGGCGATGCAGCATTGCTGGGAAGCTTGTGACAGCCTACGCTCTAGCGAGATAGCCTTGCTGGTGGCGTATCCAGGGGGCGCTGCGGGACAGGCGATCACCACACTGGACCTGGCGGATTTGGCGCCCATGATGCAAGCTGATTTGGCTCAACTTTTCCCCGGCATTTGCGCAGCACAGTTAACGCCCGACTGGCTCCGCAGCCAATGGTTGACGGATCCATTTTCAGCGGGCGCTTACTCTTGTTACGAGGTTGGGCAATGGTCGGCATTTTATGGGTTCGAAGGCCAGCGTACTGAGCACCTCTTTTTTGCGGGAGAACATTGTTCTCGTCGCTACCAAGGCTATATGGAAGGGGCTTGTGAAACTGCCGAGCAGGTGACCCTGGCAATTTTGCAAGATATCGGACATCAACCGGCGATCGCCGCTCAGCAACAGCGTTTGCAGCACTACCAACAAAGTCGTCAGTCAGGGTTCTCACTGACAACCGAAGGTCGTTAG